From the genome of Spinacia oleracea cultivar Varoflay chromosome 2, BTI_SOV_V1, whole genome shotgun sequence, one region includes:
- the LOC130467908 gene encoding uncharacterized protein, which translates to MGRSKSVVARGKGESGSTRVKSLNPIYSTVADPAAFVELAGLPPSAEVKIPGSDEEAFDCPEGYVVMYEYPFTIGFKFPFTPLVRSFIEVFHLSPGQLMPQIWRVFTVVHGVTADWRTPFDLSDLMYSYDLALQKCCRYTLVTKKGKTNLGVGLGVNDRGWQSRFVFVGKDSLGDKGRFLVEGWTMEVVKGSSLTELNADSEDKYRKFLGYSVEDRSFSRDGEFLDEQAVDRSGDVAEEEEIDEGSGQLTRRRKRLDLLEEVVANSSSAEGEVGDMADNSEHTLSSRPVSRMSQSEIQERARKRLRSSSTSGGRGMTVVPRFSAIGSSAETPVVIGAEGFHPIASSSPPQPFKASSAAVDVSKVSTSSAKKRPVETDPVEDTVITLPPSFLGDEEASVIWPFADRLILPTTYRRYHEVDPLPVASDAAELSLRASQAALAVRRQCSLLCDEVTNARQLTATAKKAAALWEAKWKAAEKKVVDLAAVIKAKGDQLKGKDKQLADVAKDLEKVKEELTSTTEELDGLRSLYDALQEEAKDVEALAIWRTRAQMMYSCLIGETSLWPCQKEVDDYLANGGTMADLSVPVVDPEELAKTADTASTEATEVDAALLVVSVPVPDQEGEVLAVGCEEEALAVVSQDETVDVASVEVPVVPPEQEPEQEVVVSTQEEGMY; encoded by the exons aTGGGTAGATCTAAGTCGGTTGTAGCGAGAGGAAAGGGGGAGTCGGGTTCCACTCGGGTTAAGTCCCTTAACCCGATATATTCTACTGTGGCGGATCCGGCGGCTTTTGTTGAACTTGCTGGTTTGCCGCCGTCGGCGGAAGTGAAGATTCCCGGCTCGGATGAGGAAGCCTTTGATTGTCCAGAGGGGTATGTGGTTATGTATGAGTATCCGTTCACAATTGGCTTCAAATTTCCTTTCACTCCTCTAGTTAGGTCCTTTATCGAGGTTTTCCATTTGAGTCCGGGTCAGTTGATGCCCCAGATATGGCGGGTTTTCACGGTGGTGCATGGAGTTACTGCGGACTGGCGTACGCCGTTTGACCTGTCTGATTTGATGTACTCTTACGACCTAGCACTGCAGAAGTGTTGTAGGTATACCTTGGTTACGAAGAAGGGGAAGACGAACTTAGGTGTTGGTTTAGGTGTGAACGACAGGGGTTGGCAGAGTCGTTTTGTCTTTGTAGGCAAAGATTCTCTGGGAGATAAAGGGCGGTTTCTGGTCGAGGGATGGACGATGGAAG ttgtcaaggggtcgtcgttgactgagttgaacgctGATTCTGAGGATAAGTATCGGAAGTTCTTGGGTTATTCTGTCGAGGATAGGTCTTTCAGTCGCGACGGAGAGTTTTTAGACGAGCAGGCGGTGGACCGGTCAGGCGACGTCGCCGAGGAGGAGGAGATAGACGAGGGATCAGGTCAACTGACTCGTCGTCGGAAAAGGTTGGATTTGCTTGAGGAGGTAGTGGCAAACTCGTCGTCCGCCGAAGGTGAAGTAGGTGATATGGCTGACAACTCAG AGCATACTCTTTCGTCTCGGCCTGTGTCGAGGATGTCTCAGAGTGAGATTCAGGAGCGTGCAAGGAAGCGACTTAGGTCGTCCTCGACTTCTGGTGGACGGGGTATGACGGTTGTACCTCGGTTTTCTGCGATAGGTTCATCGGCCGAGACGCCTGTCGTCATAGGAGCCGAAGGCTTTCATCCGATTGCTTCGTCGTCGCCTCCACAGCCGTTCAAGGCGTCGTCTGCTGCTGTCGACGTTAGTAAAGTGTCTACTTCATCGGCCAAGAAGCGACCTGTCGAGACGGATCCTGTCGAGGATACGGTTATCACTTTGCCCCCAAGCTTCTTGGGTGATGAAGAGGCGTCGGTTATATGGCCTTTCGCTGATCGCTTGATCTTGCCTACGACGTATCGACGATACCACGAGGTGGATCCTCTTCCTGTCGCGTCGGACGCCGCTGAGCTTAGTCTGCGG GCGTCGCAGGCTGCCTTGGCCGTGCGTAGGCAGTGTTCGTTGCTGTGCGACGAGGTGACGAATGCAAGGCAGCTGACGGCGACGGCGAAGAAGGCGGCCGCATTGTGGGAAGCGAAGTGGAAAGCTGCTGAGAAGAAGGTTGTGGATCTTGCTGCGGTGATTAAGGCCAAGGGTGATCAATTGAAGGGTAAGGATAAGCAGTTAGCCGACGTGGCTAAAGATCTGGAGAAAGTGAAGGAGGAGTTGACCTCGACGACAGAGGAATTGGATGGATTGAGGAGCTTGTACGACGCCCTGCAGGAGGAGGCGAAGGACGTCGAGGCTCTTGCTATATGGAGGACGCGGGCGCAGATGATGTATTCCTGCCTGATTGGGGAGACTAGCCTTTGGCCGTGCCAAAAGGAGGTGGATGACTATCTGGCTAATGGCGGTACCATGGCTGACCTGTCGGTGCCCGTGGTGGATCCGGAGGAGTTGGCGAAGACGGCTGACACTGCTAGTACTGAGGCGACGGAGGTGGATGCTGCTTTGTTGGTGGTGAGTGTGCCTGTTCCGGACCAAGAGGGGGAGGTTTTAGCTGTTGGGTGCGAAGAGGAGGCCCTTGCCGTCGTTTCTCAAGACGAGACGGTGGACGTGGCGTCGGTGGAGGTGCCAGTCGTGCCCCCAGAGCAAGAGCCGGAGCAGGAAGTCGTGGTTTCTACTCAGGAAGAAGGGATGTATTAG
- the LOC130467498 gene encoding uncharacterized protein has product MTTGEMTIAEMKAAYEKAQAELAQERASNETLQKELESVKSNKHQSRYKGGKPKKLTFEMPDDFEDVTDDEEETREEEDKEAPDPVTQRLNKMDARMTKHYSRLMKLMTRFPGAPTPVETEPTDGYAASPFCEAIARVTVPHTLRLPTWTTLYDGTSDPYRHVNFYKQRMWQIGIPHDLVEPVMCKSFGGTLDGAALEWLTNVPPRSISCLSDLINAFYQQFASSRQLEKQTSDLYRLVQGPTESVRDYFNRFNCEKIGIKNCDVRTAIEAFKRGLIPNSELYREITKYPCATFEEVRSRATAQMRIEDDEVIRTASQRSTGGSNDRRSYTPRNNNWRHQPYVRQNQVQSVNQYYDTNNVYRNERVEHPNISDYGFNVDIGGVVNALQNVGGTVRWPRKNDRPDSMKDMSKWCDFHRDNGHTTEECISLRKEVAYLLKQGHLKELLSDKGKETFSKEQTTLPGPATSSERPEPPPFNKVVNVISGGSDICGLTSSAAKKINRGESETVEEGQTEDEVALHRSLTAMAITFDDSDSVDTQREHHDGLVISLPIGNALIKRILVDNGSSANVLFLEALQEMGLEEKNIVRRSTVLVGFSGEALRTVGEISLPTYAEGVNMMTKFNVVDCPSAYNVILGRPWIHKMKAVPSTYHQSIKFPTKWGVMEIKGQQRDAKKCYETALKPSKSPI; this is encoded by the coding sequence AGAGCTCGAATCTGTAAAGAGCAACAAGCACCAGTCCCGCTACAAAGGTGGGAAGCCAAAAAAGCTAACGTTCGAGATGCCCGATGACTTTGAAGACGTGACCGACGATGAGGAGGAAACCCGTGAGGAAGAAGACAAAGAAGCTCCCGATCCGGTGACCCAACGCCTGAACAAGATGGATGCACGCATGACAAAGCACTATTCCCGCCTGATGAAGTTGATGACCAGGTTCCCCGGGGCACCTACACCAGTGGAGACCGAGCCGACCGACGGATATGCCGCGTCGCCGTTCTGCGAAGCGATCGCTAGAGTGACGGTTCCGCACACACTCCGGCTCCCAACCTGGACCACCCTGTACGACGGGACATCCGACCCCTATAGGCACGTCAACTTCTACAAGCAGCGCATGTGGCAGATCGGGATTCCGCACGACCTAGTGGAACCTGTTATGTGCAAATCATTCGGTGGCACCCTCGATGGAGCAGCGTTGGAATGGCTCACGAACGTCCCTCCCAGATCCATCTCCTGTCTGTCCGACCTCATCAACGCCTTCTACCAACAATTCGCCAGCAGTCGCCAGTTAGAAAAACAAACCAGTGATCTCTATCGGTTGGTTCAAGGGCCAaccgagtcggtacgcgattatttcaaccgttttaattgtgaaaaaattggtATAAAAAATTGTGATGTCAGGACTGCTATTGAGGCGTTCAAGAGAGGCCTCATCCCCAATTCGGAGCTATACCGGGAaataaccaaatacccctgtgCAACTTTCGAAGAGGTGCGATCAAGGGCCACCGCCCAGATGCGAATCGAAGACGACGAGGTTATCCGAACAGCATCTCAACGATCGACGGGGGGCAGCAACGACAGAAGATCGTACACCCCAAGGAACAACAATTGGCGACACCAACCGTATGTTCGGCAAAACCAGGTACAAAGTGTCAATCAGTATTATGATACTAACAATGTTTACAGGAACGAGCGGGTCGAACACCCCAACATCTCCGACTACGGCTTCAACGTCGACATTGGAGGTGTGGTGAACGCCCTTCAAAATGTAGGTGGAACAGTCAGATGGCCCCGGAAGAACGACAGACCGGACTCCATGAAGGACATGAGCAAATGGTGCGACTTCCACCGCGACAACGGACACACAACCGAGGAGTGCATCTCCCTCCGAAAGGAAGTCGCATACCTCCTGAAACAGGGGCATCTAAAGGAACTGTTGAGCGACAAGGGAAAAGAAACATTTTCCAAAGAGCAAACCACCCTGCCCGGCCCAGCGACAAGCAGCGAGCGACCAGAACCACCACCGTTCAATAAAGTGGTAAATGTTATTTCCGGTGGTTCAGATATTTGTGGACTAACCtcttctgcagctaaaaaaATTAACAGGGGAGAATCTGAGACCGTAGAAGAGGGACAAACCGAAGACGAGGTCGCACTACACAGGTCCCTGACCGCAATGGCTATTACTTTCGACGATTCAGATTCTGTAGATACACAGCGAGAGCACCACGACGGGTTGGTAATATCGCTCCCAATAGGAAACGCATTGATCAAAAGGATACTGGTCGACAACGGAAGCTCAGCCAACGTACTGTTCTTGGaagcactacaagaaatgggATTAGAAGAGAAAAACATAGTAAGGAGATCAACAGTCCTGGTAGGGTTCAGTGGAGAAGCACTACGGACGGTAGGAGAGATATCGCTGCCTACATACGCAGAAGGCGTCAACATGATGACCAAGTTCAACGTCGTCGATTGTCCATCAGCGTACAACGTCATCCTAGGACgaccatggatccacaaaatgaagGCAGTGCCATCAACATATCAccaatcaatcaaatttccaacCAAGTGGGGggtcatggaaatcaaagggCAGCAAAGGGATGCGAAGAAATGTTACGAGACAGCACTGAAACCATCCAAGTCACccatctag
- the LOC130467497 gene encoding uncharacterized mitochondrial protein AtMg00710-like — translation MNRTLLERARCMLSQENLGKYFWEEVVATACYLVNRSPHSALDFKSPLEVWYGKPVDYSSLRVFGCPTYIHVSDGKLEPRAKKCIFVGYGIGVKGYRVWCNQSRRVITSRDIVFDENCMITQGKELSICNDVGSHHDTEEEVELDEHSH, via the coding sequence ATGAATAGAACTCTCTTAGAGAGGGCTAGATGTATGCTCTCACAAGAAAATTTGGGGAAATATTTTTGGGAGGAAGTCGTTGCAACGGCTTGTTATTTGGTGAATCGCTCTCCTCACTCGGCTCTTGACTTCAAGTCACCTCTTGAGGTATGGTACGGAAAACCCGTTGATTATTCTAGTTTGAGAGTATTTGGTTGTCCGACTTACATTCATGTTAGTGATGGTAAACTTGAACCTAGAGctaaaaaatgtatttttgttggCTATGGTATAGGAGTCAAGGGTTATAGAGTATGGTGTAACCAATCTAGAAGAGTCATAACTTCTAGAGATATTGTTTTTGATGAAAATTGTATGATCACTCAGGGAAAGGAGCTTTCTATTTGCAATGATGTAGGTTCACACCATGATACCGAGGAGGAGGTGGAGCTAGATGAGCATTCACATTAG